One region of Triticum aestivum cultivar Chinese Spring chromosome 6B, IWGSC CS RefSeq v2.1, whole genome shotgun sequence genomic DNA includes:
- the LOC123139533 gene encoding putative GDP-L-fucose synthase 2, which produces MRQSPDPDPDPDLDAACPSLGRSLTSPVPETPRAQVWCRSRLLTRVRTCSTGSMSFLGDKSAKTFVAGHRGMIGTAAHRKLAALGFNSIVVRTHAELDLTCQHAVDTFFDAEQPRYVILCAAKSGGVHAALSAPAEYLTKNLGIIFNVMTAAQRCGSVRKLLILASATIYPEDAWQPIPESAFLSGPPAPGSEWYSIAKIAGIKMCQAYREEHGMDAIAASPNNIYGPRNPFPSESSHVIPALIRRFHHAKVTGAPEAVVWGSGAALREFTHVDDLVEALVLLMDRYSGLEHVNVGSGEEMSVRELAEMVKEVVGYEGRVVWDASRPDGVPRRLIDSSKMRKLGWKPKVALRDGLIEMYQLYCRQQDEA; this is translated from the coding sequence ACACCACGCGCGCAAGTCTGGTGTAGATCACGCTTGCTCACCAGGGTACGTACGTGCTCCACGGGTAGCATGTCATTCCTCGGCGACAAGTCCGCCAAGACATTCGTGGCCGGTCACCGGGGCATGATCGGCACAGCCGCCCACCGCAAGCTAGCGGCGCTCGGCTTCAACAGCATCGTCGTCCGCACACACGCCGAGCTCGACCTGACGTGCCAGCACGCCGTGGACACATTCTTCGACGCCGAGCAGCCCCGCTACGTCATACTCTGTGCTGCCAAGTCCGGCGGCGTCCACGCGGCTCTGAGCGCGCCGGCCGAGTACCTGACCAAGAACCTGGGCATCATTTTCAACGTGATGACCGCCGCCCAGCGCTGCGGTTCCGTCCGCAAGCTGCTCATCCTCGCCAGCGCCACCATCTACCCCGAGGACGCGTGGCAGCCTATCCCGGAGTCGGCCTTCCTGTCCGGCCCGCCAGCGCCCGGTAGCGAGTGGTACAGCATCGCCAAGATCGCGGGCATCAAGATGTGCCAGGCCTACCGCGAGGAGCACGGCATGGACGCCATCGCGGCGTCGCCCAACAACATCTACGGCCCGCGGAACCCCTTCCCTTCGGAGAGCTCCCACGTCATCCCAGCCCTCATCCGCCGTTTCCACCACGCCAAGGTCACCGGCGCTCCCGAGGCCGTGGTCTGGGGCTCCGGCGCCGCGCTCCGCGAGTTCACGCACGTGGATGACCTTGTGGAAGCCTTGGTGCTGCTGATGGACAGGTACTCCGGGCTGGAGCACGTGAACGTGGGGAGTGGCGAGGAGATGAGCGTGAGGGAGCTGGCGGAGATGGTGAAGGAGGTGGTCGGGTACGAGGGTCGCGTGGTGTGGGACGCCAGCCGGCCGGACGGTGTGCCCAGGCGGTTGATTGATAGCTCCAAGATGAGGAAGCTTGGGTGGAAGCCTAAGGTGGCGCTTAGGGACGGGCTCATAGAGATGTACCAACTGTATTGCCGTCAACAAGATGAAGCATGA